TGTTTTCAGTTTCAGCCTTTCAAGATCCTGCTTCAGTCTTTCAAGATCCTGTTTTATAACCTCAATGTTGACCTCTTCCTCCATCTTTTTCTTTTCCTCTTTTTTCTTTTCAGCCATAATAATCCCTCCTTATTTATAAGATATACCTTGTTAGATCCTCACTCTGTATTACATTTTCAAGCTTTTGTTTCACAACTTTCTGATCAATTATTATATACTGCCCTTTAAGTTCTGGAGCTTCAAATGAGTAATCCTCCATAATCTTCTCAAGTATTGTGTGAAGCCTTCTTGCTCCAATATTTTCAGTCTTTTCGTTAACCTCTTCTGCTATTTCTGCTATCGTTTCTATAGCATCATCTGTAAACTCAAGATTAACCCCTTCAGTTTCAAGTAGTGCTTTATACTGTTTTATCAAAGCATTTTTTGGTTGGGTAAGTATCTTTACAAAATCCTCTTTTGTCAAAGGCTGAAGTTCAACTCTTATTGGAAATCTACCCTGAAGTTCAGGGATAAGATCGGAAGGTTTTGAAAGATGAAAAGCACCTGCAGCTATAAAAAGTATGTGATCTGTTTTTATGGGACCATACTTTGTTGATACTGTCGTTCCCTCGACTATAGGGAGTAGATCCCTCTGAACCCCTTCCCTTGAAACATCAGGGGAAGATCCTGTTGATTTTCCTGCAACTTTATCTATCTCATCTATAAAAACTATCCCGTAATTTTCTGCCCTATAAACAGCCTCAGAAGCAACCTCGTCCATATCTATAAGTTTTTCGGCTTCCTGCTGTTGTATGATTTTTAGTGCTTCCTTTACTGTTACCTTTCTTTTTTTTCTTTTAGAAGGGGAAAGGCTTGAAAATAAATCTCTAAGCTGATTTTCTATATCCTCCATTCCGGGAGCTATCACCCCTCCTATAACAGATACAGGCTTTTCCTCCACATCTATCTCAACGACTTTTTCATCAAGCTGACCTTCTTTTAGCATCTGTCTGAATTTTTCCCTTGCAGGGGATTCCTCCTCGTAAGACTCAAGAGTTCCGTAAGCCCTTACCTTTCTTGGAACAAGGTAGTCCAGCACTTTTTCTTCTGCAAGCTGTTTTGCTTTTTCCTGAACTTCTTCCATCTTTTCAGCTTTTACCATTTTGAAAGATGCTTCTGCAAGCTCTCTGATTATAGATTCCACATCTCTACCTACATACCCAACCTCTGTGAATTTTGTTGCTTCTACCTTTATAAATGGTGCTCCCACAAGGTTTGCAAGTCTTCTCGCTATCTCTGTTTTACCTACACCTGTAGGTCCAATCATAAGTATGTTTTTAGGGATAATTTCATCTCTCAATTCCTCAGGAAGCTGCTGTCTTCTCCATCTGTTTCTCAATGCTATTGCAACAGCTTTTTTAGCATCTTTCTGTCCAACTATATACTTATCAAGCTCTTGAACTATCTGTTTTGGTGTTAATTCTTCTTTAATCACTGCCACCTCCTTCACACAAGAATTGTGTTTTTTCCTTTTTCTAAGCTCAGTTTTATTCTCCCGTCAACAGCCCACACCTGATTTTCTTTCACAACAACAGGGTTAATGTCCAGCTCTTTTATCTCAGGGTGGCTCTGTAATAAATTTGATACATTCATTAATATATTTACAACCTTTTTTATTTCCACAGGTTTTTTATTCCTGAAGCCTTCTTTTAATATCTTATAGATTTTGGTTGATGAGACCATTTCCTTTGCAAAACTTTCTGATAAAGGAATAAAATCAAATGAAACATCTTTAAAGAACTCAACCATTGTTCCCCCCATTCCAAACATTATATACTGGCTGAACAGACTGTCGTAACTGCTCCCTATTATCAGCTCAAAATCTCCCTTCACCTGTTTCTCAACAATAATACCCTCTATTGTGGCATCTTTTTTGTAGGATCTGGCGTTTTGGGTAATTGTATCGTAAGCCTCTTCTACCTGTCTGCTGTTTGAAACATTAAGTATTACACAGCCGGCATCAGATTTATGAAGTATATCAGGGGAGTTGATTTTCATAACTACAGGATAGCCAATCTCCTGAGCTATCTTTACAGCTTCCTCCTTTGTCTTGGCATTAAATGTTGGATTTACAGGAATTGAGTAGGCTTTTAAGATCTTTTTCACATCAAGTTCTGTCAGCAAAAGCTGGTTTTGTTTTATTTTTGATTTTATAAACTCATCGATTTCAGCCTTTCTTTCTGGTTTTGGGGGGATATTATCCTTCCTTACAAGATCTGTGCAGTATCTATACCTCCACGCCATAAACATGCTGTCTACAGCTTCTTCAGGGGTTTCAAAAACCGGAATGTCATGCTCCTCAAGATACCTTCTGGCTTTCTGAAGTTTTTCCCCCCCAAGTAAAACCGAGTAAAAAGGCTTTTTCTTATCTTTAGAAACCTCATAAAAGACCTGTGCACTCTCAAAAGGTTTAGTCATAAACTGGGGAGTAAGGATACATATTATCCCGTCAACTTCTGGTGCATCAAAAAGAATGTCAAGTGTTTCCATATACCTTTCTGGTGGTGCATCTCCAATAATGTCTACAGGGTTGTTATGACTCCACACAGGAGGTAAAATCCGGTTTAGTTTTTCTATTGTTTCCTTGGATAACTTTGCAGGTTGGGTGTGCCATCTGTCAAACTGGTCTGCAGCCATAACACCAGGACCGCCTGCGTTTGTAACTACAGCAAATCTACTACCTTCAGGGATCGGTTTTTTTGACAGGGCTTCTGTCATGTCAAAAAGCTGGAGAACGCTTTCTACCCTTAATGCACCAACCCTTTTAAACAAAGCCGTATAAAGAAAATCTTTCCCTGCGATTGCTCCTGTGTGGGAAACTGCTGCTTTCTGTCCTGTCTCAGATTTCCCTGCTTTAGCTATTACTACCGGCTTTTTTATTGTTACATCTCTACAAGCCTTTGCAAACTTCTCAGGATCAGACAGGCTTTCCATATATATTAAGATCGTTTCTACCTCATTCTTATCACCTAAATACCTGATAAGATCCCCAAAGTCTACATCAGCCATATTTCCTATGCTTACTGCATAAGAAAAACCTATCCTTTCCTGAAGTGCCCAGTCCATTATAGCCGTAAACAGTGCCCCGCTCTGGGATATAAAAGCTGTTTTACCTTTCAAGGGTTTATCAAGTCCAAAGTTTGCATTTAGATCAATAAGGGTGTTTGTAAAACCAAGGCAGTTTGGTCCTAAAAATCTTATTCCATAACTGTCAGCCTTCTGTTTTATAGTCTGTTCTATTTTCCGACCTTCTTCCCCTGCTTCTTTCCCTCCAGCTGATACCACAACAGCTGCTTTTACTCCCTTTTTACCAAGCTGGTCAAAAATCTGGGGAACATAAACGATAGGTATTGCAATTATTGCAAGGTCTATCTGATCAGGAATTTCTAAAACAGAGGGATAGACTTTATACCCTTCCAGATACTTTAATCTTTTGTTTACAGGGTATACCCTTCCTTTAAATCCACCGTCAATAATATTTTTGAAAATGGCATATCCTACTTTCTCTTTTTTGTCTGTCGCCCCTATAACGGCGATACTTTTCGGATTAAATAACTTTTCAAAGTTGTTCATTCCTGTGTTTTCCTTTTTCTATTTTCAAATGATGCCTTAACGAAAGAGACGAACAAAGGGTGTGGTTTGAAAGGTTTGCTTTTAAATTCAGGGTGAAACTGACATGCAACAAACCACTGGTGTTTTTCCTCAGGAAGTTCTATGATCTCTGCAAGATTTTTTGCTTTGTAAACACCTGAGACTATTAGTCCTTTTTCTTCTAAAAGGGGTCTAAAATCCGGATTAAACTCATACCTGTGTCTGTGTCTTTCATATATCTCTTTCTGACCGTAAATCTCAAAAGCCTTTGTGCCTTCTATAAGACTGCACCTGTAAGCTCCAAGTCTCATCGTTCCACCTTTTTTCTCTATTCCTTTCTGATCAGGCATCAGATCAATAACCGGGTAAGGTGTTTCAGGATCAAACTCTGTTGAATTTGCCTCTTTTAGTCCCACAACATTTCTTGCAAACTCAATAACAGCAACCTGCATGCCCAGACATATCCCAAAGTAAGGAATGTTGTTCTCCCTTGCGTATTTTGCTGTCAGTATTTTTCCTTCAACACCCCTTTCACCAAACCCGCCCGGAACAAGAATACCGTCAACATGACCAAGTTTCTGGTCAATGTTTTCCTCTGTAAGCTCATCTGCATTAATCCAGTGGAGGTTTACCTTGATCTCATTTGGTATCTGGGCATGGGTAAAAGACTCAATAATACTTTTGTAGGCATCTTTCAGTTCAACATACTTTCCTACTATTGCTATATCAGTCTCTTTTTTTAGTTTTGTCAGAGTGTTTACTATTTTTTGCCAGTGTTTAAGATCAGGTTCTCTATACTCAAGATTAAGATGTCTTGATATTATCCTGTCTATCTTTTCCCTGTGGAAATATAGAGGTATCCTGTAAATAATATCAACATCTGGTGCAGATATAACAGAGTCTTCCTCAACATTTGTAAAAAGTGCAAGTTTTCTTTTTATAGCTTTTGGAAGCGGTCTGTCAGCTCTGCATATCAAAATATCAGGCTGAATACCAATAGCCCTCAGCTCTTTTACAGAATGCTGTGAAGGTTTTGTTTTCAACTCACCTGCTGCCTTTATGTAAGGAACATAAGTAAGATGGATAAAAAGGGCGTTTTCTTTCCCAAGCTCAAGACCCATCTGTCTTATAGCTTCAAGAAACGGAAGACTTTCAATATCTCCGACAGTTCCACCTATCTCAACGAGGGCTATCTCCGACTTTGATGCTGCTTTTTCAATACTTTTTATTATCTCATTTGTAAAGTGAGGTATTACCTGAACTGTGGCACCCAGGTAGGCACCTCTCCTCTCCTTTTCCAAAAGAGAGTGGTAAAGCTTTCCAGATGTTGTGTTGTTGTATTTTGTAAGCACCACATTTGTAAACCTTTCGTAATGTCCAAGGTCAAGGTCTGTTTCTGCCCCATCTTCAGTAACATAAACCTCCCCATGCTGATAGGGGTTCATCGTTCCAGGGTCTATATTTAGATAAGGGTCAAGTTTGAGGAATGTGATGCTGTATCCCATCTTTTCAAGTATGGAACCTATACTTGCTGAAGCTACACCTTTGCCGAGAGATGAAAGAACCCCACCTGTTATAAATATAAACTTCTGCAATTTCTCACCTCGTTTTTGTTTTATTATTTTAAATCTTTTTCAATTTCCACAAAAGCCGATGTTGTAAAATATTAAGAAACAACAATTATAAAGGAGAAAGATGAAAGAGGAAATCAAGGCACAGATAATAAAACAGCTGGAAAAGGATATTCCTGAAATTTCGCAGATAAAAC
This portion of the Persephonella sp. genome encodes:
- the hslU gene encoding ATP-dependent protease ATPase subunit HslU → MIKEELTPKQIVQELDKYIVGQKDAKKAVAIALRNRWRRQQLPEELRDEIIPKNILMIGPTGVGKTEIARRLANLVGAPFIKVEATKFTEVGYVGRDVESIIRELAEASFKMVKAEKMEEVQEKAKQLAEEKVLDYLVPRKVRAYGTLESYEEESPAREKFRQMLKEGQLDEKVVEIDVEEKPVSVIGGVIAPGMEDIENQLRDLFSSLSPSKRKKRKVTVKEALKIIQQQEAEKLIDMDEVASEAVYRAENYGIVFIDEIDKVAGKSTGSSPDVSREGVQRDLLPIVEGTTVSTKYGPIKTDHILFIAAGAFHLSKPSDLIPELQGRFPIRVELQPLTKEDFVKILTQPKNALIKQYKALLETEGVNLEFTDDAIETIAEIAEEVNEKTENIGARRLHTILEKIMEDYSFEAPELKGQYIIIDQKVVKQKLENVIQSEDLTRYIL
- a CDS encoding acetate--CoA ligase family protein, translating into MNNFEKLFNPKSIAVIGATDKKEKVGYAIFKNIIDGGFKGRVYPVNKRLKYLEGYKVYPSVLEIPDQIDLAIIAIPIVYVPQIFDQLGKKGVKAAVVVSAGGKEAGEEGRKIEQTIKQKADSYGIRFLGPNCLGFTNTLIDLNANFGLDKPLKGKTAFISQSGALFTAIMDWALQERIGFSYAVSIGNMADVDFGDLIRYLGDKNEVETILIYMESLSDPEKFAKACRDVTIKKPVVIAKAGKSETGQKAAVSHTGAIAGKDFLYTALFKRVGALRVESVLQLFDMTEALSKKPIPEGSRFAVVTNAGGPGVMAADQFDRWHTQPAKLSKETIEKLNRILPPVWSHNNPVDIIGDAPPERYMETLDILFDAPEVDGIICILTPQFMTKPFESAQVFYEVSKDKKKPFYSVLLGGEKLQKARRYLEEHDIPVFETPEEAVDSMFMAWRYRYCTDLVRKDNIPPKPERKAEIDEFIKSKIKQNQLLLTELDVKKILKAYSIPVNPTFNAKTKEEAVKIAQEIGYPVVMKINSPDILHKSDAGCVILNVSNSRQVEEAYDTITQNARSYKKDATIEGIIVEKQVKGDFELIIGSSYDSLFSQYIMFGMGGTMVEFFKDVSFDFIPLSESFAKEMVSSTKIYKILKEGFRNKKPVEIKKVVNILMNVSNLLQSHPEIKELDINPVVVKENQVWAVDGRIKLSLEKGKNTILV
- a CDS encoding CTP synthase — translated: MQKFIFITGGVLSSLGKGVASASIGSILEKMGYSITFLKLDPYLNIDPGTMNPYQHGEVYVTEDGAETDLDLGHYERFTNVVLTKYNNTTSGKLYHSLLEKERRGAYLGATVQVIPHFTNEIIKSIEKAASKSEIALVEIGGTVGDIESLPFLEAIRQMGLELGKENALFIHLTYVPYIKAAGELKTKPSQHSVKELRAIGIQPDILICRADRPLPKAIKRKLALFTNVEEDSVISAPDVDIIYRIPLYFHREKIDRIISRHLNLEYREPDLKHWQKIVNTLTKLKKETDIAIVGKYVELKDAYKSIIESFTHAQIPNEIKVNLHWINADELTEENIDQKLGHVDGILVPGGFGERGVEGKILTAKYARENNIPYFGICLGMQVAVIEFARNVVGLKEANSTEFDPETPYPVIDLMPDQKGIEKKGGTMRLGAYRCSLIEGTKAFEIYGQKEIYERHRHRYEFNPDFRPLLEEKGLIVSGVYKAKNLAEIIELPEEKHQWFVACQFHPEFKSKPFKPHPLFVSFVKASFENRKRKTQE